The Methanosphaera stadtmanae DSM 3091 genome includes a window with the following:
- a CDS encoding AAA family ATPase, whose translation MIINNIELTNFKSHKSTKIEFKKGISLILGENGAGKSSILEAISYAFFKQVNGKLEENIRKPQNRKDIVDKMEVCVQFQHNGRLYKIARGRNKSKSVAKLELLDKNGIHLLSKGDRNVTNDIESILEMDSKSFLNAIYIRQGEITNLIEKTAAERKELITKLLNIDSLEVAWDEIKNIINIYETQKNVNEGKLANINEIREKNTELLQNISEKERQIKEYETEINTKKSQLTIIEEDIKKEDIIKNKHEKLTNDYQFKKEESNHLEDLENKYTYELNEINKNKEKIRILEKEISPLNKLREIKDLKTKINSYKKDSLNKENIIREINENKGIIIDNKENYEKYIQLKKEKEDISKELEKLTEKKLKEMEVESEIKHLTDQVNILYYKINQISEKARKLFKKNINNPIDIQKITIREKTKTGELIKILEKKILKKKKEISVCETELNSTKKSLEDLEKTEDICPICQSEISHDKHAELSDKYKNTIVTYELRIEELSKANNNQEIELQELKEYEQNINDINIQKLKEEHAEYTQLCDTIHEKKKLKPIIEETKAKIEEIKNKENDCNQSIESLEEDYNKYNFAKIRLNQLPQVDEANKEKEIIDNKISENTLKIKKISQTVRIGDDIERKIKYLEKKQNDYNQLIGTVLNEEKIIQEKEETTTKIHKVKLELSNIKSQINELSFDYEKYEKINNKYTLCQENIESISRNYIVKKTELKKDKQQQEKYVEEIKNLKEIEKQQVHIGDYIQLLNEIRSTYSKDGVQKDLRNIVRPEIEKNTMDIFSEFGFDYSAINLDEDYNLIVQTRQEQIDLNMLSGGEKIVIALALRLGIAKAISKNKMELLVLDEPTIHLDSERRTELIDIIRKINVVPQMIVVSHDEEMEALSTNIIKISKNNGISTCNS comes from the coding sequence ATGATAATAAATAACATAGAATTAACAAATTTTAAGTCACATAAATCCACAAAAATAGAATTTAAGAAGGGAATTTCATTAATACTCGGAGAAAATGGTGCTGGAAAATCAAGTATTCTTGAAGCAATAAGTTATGCTTTTTTCAAACAAGTAAATGGTAAACTTGAAGAAAATATTCGTAAACCTCAAAATAGAAAAGATATTGTAGATAAAATGGAGGTGTGTGTTCAATTTCAACATAATGGTCGTCTATATAAGATAGCTCGTGGAAGAAACAAGAGTAAGAGTGTTGCTAAATTAGAATTATTAGATAAAAATGGAATACATCTCCTAAGTAAAGGAGATAGAAATGTTACAAATGATATTGAAAGTATTCTAGAAATGGATTCAAAATCATTCTTAAATGCAATCTATATAAGACAAGGGGAAATAACAAACTTAATTGAAAAAACTGCTGCAGAGAGAAAGGAACTTATTACAAAACTATTGAATATTGATTCATTAGAAGTAGCATGGGATGAAATAAAAAATATTATAAATATTTATGAAACACAAAAAAATGTTAATGAAGGAAAACTTGCTAATATCAATGAAATAAGAGAAAAAAATACTGAATTACTTCAAAATATTAGTGAAAAAGAAAGACAAATCAAAGAATATGAAACTGAAATTAACACAAAAAAATCCCAGTTAACCATTATTGAGGAAGATATTAAAAAAGAGGATATTATCAAGAACAAACATGAAAAATTAACTAATGATTATCAATTTAAGAAAGAAGAATCAAATCATTTGGAAGACCTTGAAAATAAATACACATATGAACTTAATGAAATTAACAAAAACAAAGAAAAAATAAGAATATTAGAAAAAGAAATTAGTCCACTTAATAAATTAAGAGAAATAAAAGATCTTAAAACAAAAATAAATTCTTATAAGAAAGATTCATTGAATAAAGAAAATATTATTCGTGAAATAAATGAAAATAAAGGAATTATTATAGATAATAAAGAAAATTATGAGAAATATATTCAGTTAAAGAAAGAAAAAGAGGATATTTCCAAAGAATTAGAGAAATTAACAGAAAAAAAATTGAAAGAAATGGAAGTTGAAAGTGAAATAAAACACTTAACAGACCAAGTTAATATATTATATTATAAAATCAATCAAATTTCAGAGAAAGCCCGTAAACTATTTAAAAAGAATATTAATAATCCTATAGATATTCAAAAAATTACTATTAGAGAAAAAACAAAAACTGGAGAATTAATAAAAATATTAGAAAAGAAGATTCTTAAGAAAAAAAAAGAAATCAGTGTCTGTGAAACTGAACTTAATAGTACTAAAAAATCCCTCGAAGATCTTGAAAAAACTGAGGATATTTGTCCAATTTGTCAATCAGAAATTAGTCATGATAAACATGCAGAACTTTCTGATAAATATAAAAATACTATTGTGACTTATGAATTAAGAATAGAAGAACTTAGCAAAGCAAATAACAATCAGGAAATAGAACTTCAAGAATTAAAGGAATATGAACAAAATATAAATGATATTAATATTCAAAAATTAAAAGAAGAACATGCTGAATATACACAACTTTGTGATACCATACATGAGAAAAAGAAATTAAAACCTATTATTGAAGAAACAAAAGCTAAGATAGAAGAAATTAAAAATAAAGAAAATGATTGTAATCAGTCAATTGAATCTCTTGAAGAAGATTATAATAAATATAACTTTGCAAAAATTAGATTAAATCAACTGCCACAAGTAGATGAAGCTAATAAAGAAAAAGAGATTATTGATAATAAAATCAGTGAAAATACCCTGAAAATTAAGAAAATTTCACAAACAGTACGTATTGGTGATGATATTGAAAGAAAAATAAAATATCTTGAAAAAAAACAGAATGACTATAATCAATTAATTGGTACTGTTTTAAATGAAGAGAAAATAATTCAGGAAAAAGAAGAAACTACAACTAAAATACATAAAGTTAAATTGGAACTTTCAAATATTAAAAGTCAAATTAATGAATTATCATTTGACTATGAAAAATATGAAAAAATAAATAATAAATACACACTATGTCAAGAAAATATTGAAAGTATTAGTAGAAATTATATTGTCAAAAAAACAGAACTTAAAAAAGACAAACAACAACAAGAAAAATATGTTGAAGAAATAAAAAATCTTAAAGAAATAGAAAAACAACAAGTTCATATTGGAGATTATATTCAACTACTAAATGAGATTAGAAGTACATATAGTAAAGATGGAGTTCAAAAAGATCTAAGAAATATAGTACGTCCAGAAATTGAAAAAAATACCATGGATATATTTAGTGAATTTGGATTTGATTATTCAGCTATAAATCTAGATGAAGACTATAATTTAATAGTACAAACAAGACAAGAACAAATAGATTTAAATATGCTTAGTGGTGGAGAAAAAATAGTTATTGCACTGGCATTAAGACTTGGAATTGCAAAGGCCATATCTAAAAATAAGATGGAATTACTAGTTTTAGATGAACCTACAATTCATCTGGATAGTGAACGTAGAACAGAATTAATTGATATTATTCGTAAAATTAATGTTGTTCCTCAAATGATTGTTGTTAGTCATGATGAAGAAATGGAAGCATTATCTACAAATATTATAAAAATCTCAAAAAATAATGGAATATCAACATGTAACAGTTAA
- a CDS encoding helicase HerA-like domain-containing protein, with translation MENNEKNNIIGYCTGETSMMKVSFVSKKPITVGEYVYLEYNNQIIIGMIESLFRGTKSLDEEILNPDAIEKILTINGDIDEYIRGNITILGDEDNLEIPKTPAKPGTEVKKAGKEILKKVFEKENAIRIGTLVSEPEVPLKLDVNKMVSRHLAILAMTGAGKSNATSIIIDRLLEVNGSILIFDMHGEYEKTKFTNGESHIIEPLINPRDLSIHEYKKLSKIGENATNQERYLREAYDFADEKIKEGECTDFITTMRHEIKNLIEDAESDDSNMKKYIDAMYQVDFKLDDLRKKYGKILESTDVCDIVSNIEPGKVNIINLSSVDEIGTDIIVHHTLKNVLNRRKLVLNGKEEKKSKRLDFPLFCIIEEAHMLVSQKLPTKSKSIIGQIAREGRKFGVGLCLISQSPKSLDVDALSQINNRIILRLVEPGDQKHVQKSSENLSEDLLKQLPSLNIGEAIVLGQMTKIPTMVKIDKFEGKTVGEDLDILSLWKKSKEEKEEKIKRDLAQMDEFL, from the coding sequence ATGGAAAATAATGAAAAAAATAATATAATTGGATATTGTACTGGTGAAACAAGCATGATGAAGGTATCTTTTGTATCTAAAAAACCAATAACAGTTGGTGAATATGTATACTTAGAATATAACAATCAAATAATTATTGGAATGATAGAATCACTATTTAGAGGAACTAAATCATTAGATGAAGAAATTCTAAATCCAGATGCAATAGAAAAAATACTTACAATAAATGGAGATATTGATGAATACATACGTGGAAATATAACAATACTTGGTGATGAAGATAATCTTGAAATACCAAAAACACCAGCAAAACCAGGAACAGAAGTTAAAAAAGCAGGTAAAGAAATACTAAAAAAAGTATTTGAAAAGGAAAATGCTATTAGAATTGGAACACTTGTATCAGAACCAGAAGTTCCTCTAAAACTTGATGTTAATAAAATGGTATCAAGACACCTTGCAATTCTTGCAATGACTGGAGCAGGTAAATCCAATGCAACATCAATTATTATTGACAGATTACTTGAAGTAAATGGTTCCATACTTATATTTGATATGCATGGAGAATATGAAAAAACAAAGTTTACAAATGGAGAAAGTCATATTATAGAACCTCTTATCAACCCAAGGGACTTATCAATTCATGAATATAAAAAATTATCAAAAATTGGTGAAAATGCAACAAATCAAGAAAGATATCTAAGAGAAGCATATGATTTCGCTGATGAAAAGATAAAAGAGGGCGAATGTACAGATTTTATTACAACTATGAGACATGAGATAAAAAACTTAATTGAGGATGCTGAATCTGATGATAGTAACATGAAAAAATATATTGATGCAATGTATCAGGTGGATTTTAAATTAGATGATCTTAGAAAAAAATATGGAAAAATATTAGAATCTACAGATGTATGTGATATAGTATCGAATATTGAACCTGGAAAGGTAAATATCATTAATTTAAGTAGTGTGGATGAAATTGGAACAGACATCATAGTACATCATACCCTAAAAAATGTATTAAATAGACGAAAACTGGTTTTAAATGGAAAAGAAGAAAAAAAATCCAAAAGATTAGATTTTCCCCTATTTTGTATAATAGAAGAAGCACACATGCTAGTTTCACAAAAACTACCTACTAAATCAAAGAGTATTATTGGACAAATTGCAAGGGAAGGTCGTAAATTTGGTGTAGGATTATGTCTTATAAGTCAAAGTCCAAAATCATTAGATGTTGATGCTCTCTCACAAATAAATAACAGGATAATTCTAAGACTTGTGGAACCTGGAGACCAAAAGCATGTGCAAAAAAGTAGTGAAAATTTAAGTGAAGATCTACTAAAACAACTTCCTTCATTAAATATTGGGGAAGCTATTGTTTTAGGACAAATGACTAAGATTCCAACAATGGTAAAAATAGATAAATTTGAGGGTAAAACTGTTGGTGAAGACCTAGATATATTATCATTATGGAAGAAAAGTAAAGAAGAAAAAGAAGAAAAAATTAAAAGAGATTTAGCTCAAATGGATGAATTCCTTTAA
- the serB gene encoding phosphoserine phosphatase SerB: MIKLVVFDLDNVLIDTETIDEIAKIKGIEEEISDITLQAMQGKIPFETSIRQRVKKLEGISTSDIDEAMDKISLNPGAVETATELKKQGYKIAIITGSFDVIALKVKELINADYAFYNTLEVDDGKLTGEVSGPLITQNKVDVLRQLVDEIGITLDECATIGDGANDLEMIKNAKIGIAYNAKPILKENADVQINEKDLRKVLDIMADEEKITKEEVVEETTQEPETITTEEEVKETEEVNEEEVVENDEAEEETIDYSILNFQQLLQCKRTLESELTDLKNVRDKMNEETKAFRKERDELNQKLKDTLKIALDKRNTRDEINKEVHENKELRNQCNEELKKVEWNSGKKEISNIQAEINKIDKTIQTKVLDIRKENELVKRVSDLTKQLKKIQSDEEEEKTATQLKEKSELYHQKVVELSDKAQAVHEEMIEYFNKIDGIREEADGKHQDFINSRNAATAKHEEVKAKLSEIRKVNKFMDQAKSQSRGRKSEDKADNDLKEKEEAEEIFQKFKDGKKLTTDEFLLLQKYDIM; encoded by the coding sequence TTGATTAAATTGGTAGTATTTGATCTAGATAATGTCTTAATAGACACAGAAACAATAGATGAAATAGCAAAAATAAAAGGTATTGAAGAAGAAATAAGTGACATAACACTACAAGCAATGCAAGGAAAAATTCCTTTTGAAACATCAATACGGCAAAGAGTAAAAAAACTAGAAGGTATAAGCACATCTGATATTGATGAAGCTATGGATAAAATATCCTTAAATCCTGGAGCTGTAGAAACAGCTACAGAACTTAAAAAACAAGGATATAAAATTGCAATAATCACTGGTAGTTTTGATGTCATAGCTTTAAAAGTTAAAGAATTAATAAATGCAGATTATGCATTTTATAATACACTTGAAGTTGACGATGGTAAACTCACTGGAGAAGTATCTGGGCCTCTTATAACACAGAATAAAGTTGATGTTCTAAGACAATTAGTTGATGAAATAGGCATAACTTTAGATGAATGTGCTACTATTGGTGATGGGGCAAATGATCTTGAAATGATAAAAAATGCTAAAATAGGAATAGCATACAATGCAAAACCAATTTTAAAAGAAAACGCTGATGTTCAAATTAATGAAAAAGACCTAAGGAAGGTACTTGATATAATGGCAGATGAAGAAAAAATTACTAAAGAAGAAGTAGTAGAAGAAACAACACAAGAACCAGAAACAATCACTACTGAAGAAGAAGTAAAAGAAACAGAAGAAGTAAATGAAGAAGAAGTAGTAGAAAATGATGAAGCTGAAGAAGAAACAATTGATTATTCAATACTCAACTTCCAACAATTACTTCAATGTAAAAGAACATTAGAATCTGAGCTTACAGATCTTAAAAATGTAAGAGATAAAATGAATGAAGAAACTAAAGCATTCAGAAAAGAAAGAGATGAACTTAACCAAAAACTCAAAGACACTTTAAAAATTGCTTTAGATAAAAGAAATACCAGAGATGAAATCAACAAAGAAGTTCATGAAAACAAAGAACTCAGAAACCAATGTAATGAAGAACTTAAAAAAGTAGAATGGAATTCTGGTAAAAAAGAAATTTCAAATATACAAGCTGAAATCAATAAAATCGATAAAACAATACAAACAAAAGTATTAGATATTAGAAAAGAAAATGAACTCGTAAAAAGAGTATCAGACCTAACCAAACAGCTTAAGAAAATCCAAAGTGATGAAGAAGAAGAAAAAACTGCAACACAACTAAAAGAAAAATCAGAATTATACCACCAAAAAGTAGTAGAATTATCTGATAAAGCACAAGCAGTTCACGAAGAAATGATAGAATACTTCAACAAAATCGATGGTATAAGAGAAGAAGCTGATGGTAAACACCAAGATTTCATTAACTCTAGAAATGCAGCAACAGCAAAACATGAAGAAGTTAAAGCAAAATTATCTGAAATTAGAAAAGTTAACAAATTCATGGATCAAGCTAAATCTCAATCTAGAGGAAGAAAATCTGAAGATAAAGCTGATAATGACTTAAAAGAAAAAGAAGAAGCTGAAGAAATCTTCCAAAAATTCAAAGATGGTAAAAAATTAACCACAGATGAATTCTTATTACTTCAAAAATACGACATAATGTAA
- a CDS encoding Ig-like domain repeat protein: protein MFKKYSKEVFLLILVSLLLISISAISAGDVSNSTTTSPTVTVEKQVSMSNVIKEDTTDNKVLSKNSENIQTKEKTDNKKTIKKETSNVDYYVCDNSGSDSNTGSQDNPFKTIGYAVGKVNSNDNYNIHIKNGTYKGTGNTNLTIDNNTPSTPLTPTKLKTKSIKTETITNDNYNQYFDENGVIKPSITEITLGSDLYNKNMTISHQVNSFANPNNYTLYNSTIILNNNEGSESNYMGLDDIKIINTDERESAITITGSGVNVALTGLYIYQKNNGKSCAINCSSERGLDILNSTIDMDCNEAIAINVNNKVSASIMSNTITIKTKIATPVIIGNNSYVGIGACFIEVNESSNKPIISLENYNPEDEEAVTMVIYNYLETPFAKGDDTVNIVNSTSTFVTGNIPSEENSMIPVNIAFSNKLYKGVDNYINITVVDLFGNKINEGIVSVKINDTEIGTATVKDGLASIKYKPTESGNYTINVNYTCDSGKYAHLKWIIDYEAEDPSEMFSLEQVNTTGILEYADAVASITMNPIVSCLNNVINVSSSITFNGNNVNDGRVVFKVNGKTLKDADGNIQYVKVVDGKAVIENVIVNSNWLRQNPTITTVYSGNGIILGSTYTDVMNITKAKAHIELEPQTAEEKSQITITAKITNEIINENSQTNNKVTGGRVIFKINGRTLKDSNNNVIYATVENGVASITYTLPSTLKSKEYTLSCVYGHKLYERSEGNTTLTIVKS from the coding sequence ATGTTTAAAAAGTATAGTAAAGAAGTATTTTTACTTATACTAGTATCATTACTTCTTATTAGTATTTCAGCAATAAGTGCAGGTGATGTGTCAAACTCGACAACCACATCACCAACAGTTACTGTTGAAAAACAAGTAAGTATGAGTAATGTTATAAAAGAAGATACTACTGATAATAAGGTATTATCTAAAAATAGTGAAAATATTCAAACAAAAGAAAAAACAGATAATAAAAAAACAATAAAAAAAGAAACCAGTAATGTAGACTATTATGTCTGTGATAATAGTGGAAGTGATAGTAATACTGGAAGTCAAGATAATCCCTTTAAAACCATAGGATATGCAGTTGGAAAGGTAAATTCCAATGATAATTACAACATCCACATTAAAAATGGTACATATAAAGGTACAGGAAATACAAATCTAACAATAGATAATAACACCCCAAGTACTCCTTTAACACCAACAAAATTAAAAACAAAAAGTATTAAAACAGAAACAATCACCAATGACAACTACAATCAATACTTCGATGAAAATGGAGTAATAAAACCATCAATAACAGAAATTACATTAGGATCTGACTTATACAATAAAAATATGACTATAAGTCATCAAGTAAACAGTTTTGCAAATCCTAATAATTACACATTATATAATTCAACAATTATTCTCAATAATAATGAAGGAAGTGAATCAAATTATATGGGTTTGGATGATATTAAGATTATCAATACTGATGAGCGAGAATCAGCAATTACAATAACAGGTTCTGGTGTTAATGTAGCACTTACAGGTTTATATATTTATCAAAAAAATAATGGTAAAAGCTGTGCTATTAATTGTAGCTCTGAAAGGGGACTAGACATACTCAATAGTACTATTGATATGGATTGTAATGAAGCTATAGCTATAAATGTGAATAATAAGGTGTCTGCTTCTATTATGTCAAATACTATAACTATTAAAACTAAAATAGCTACTCCCGTAATTATAGGAAATAATTCATACGTTGGTATTGGTGCATGTTTCATTGAGGTAAATGAATCTTCTAATAAACCAATCATATCTTTAGAAAATTATAATCCTGAAGATGAAGAGGCAGTAACAATGGTTATTTACAATTATTTAGAAACTCCTTTTGCAAAGGGAGATGATACAGTAAACATAGTAAATTCTACTAGCACCTTTGTTACAGGTAATATACCTTCTGAAGAAAACAGTATGATTCCTGTTAACATAGCATTTTCTAATAAATTGTATAAAGGTGTTGATAATTATATTAATATAACTGTTGTTGATTTATTTGGTAATAAAATTAATGAAGGAATTGTATCTGTAAAAATTAATGATACTGAAATAGGCACTGCAACTGTAAAAGATGGTCTTGCATCAATAAAATACAAACCAACTGAATCAGGAAATTACACTATAAACGTAAATTATACTTGTGATAGTGGAAAATACGCCCACTTAAAATGGATTATAGATTACGAAGCTGAAGATCCTTCAGAGATGTTTTCCTTAGAACAAGTAAATACAACTGGTATCCTCGAGTATGCTGATGCTGTTGCTAGTATTACCATGAATCCTATAGTTTCATGTCTTAATAATGTAATTAATGTGTCCTCTTCCATTACATTTAATGGTAATAATGTTAATGATGGACGTGTTGTATTTAAAGTTAATGGTAAAACATTAAAAGATGCAGATGGAAACATACAATATGTTAAAGTAGTTGATGGTAAAGCTGTAATTGAAAATGTTATAGTGAATTCTAACTGGTTAAGACAAAACCCTACTATAACCACAGTTTATAGTGGTAATGGTATTATACTTGGTTCTACCTATACTGATGTTATGAATATTACTAAGGCAAAAGCACATATTGAATTAGAACCACAGACAGCAGAAGAAAAATCACAAATAACAATAACAGCAAAAATTACAAATGAAATAATCAATGAAAATTCTCAAACAAACAACAAGGTAACTGGTGGACGAGTAATTTTTAAAATTAATGGTAGAACTTTAAAAGATAGTAATAATAATGTAATTTATGCAACAGTAGAAAATGGTGTGGCTTCAATAACATATACCCTACCTTCAACATTAAAATCCAAGGAATATACTTTATCATGTGTATATGGACATAAATTATATGAAAGAAGTGAAGGAAACACAACACTTACTATTGTAAAATCATGA
- a CDS encoding metallophosphoesterase family protein codes for MTIKIAHMADTHLGYKQYGLNERENDFYKTFEKIIDDIISKDVDYVLHAGDLFEHPKPPIKALLVAQKGFEKLLENNIPIFVIAGNHDSIQRKNTSIPQELYKNENFHIINHKNYNFTLDEDIFLVGLEYFNRSYEGVEPFLKNTLDEAKKHRIKLLMLHGSVSKYFDFEPEFELKTIPEGYDYYAMGHLHGRINDKFKGGILSYPGSTEIRTKSEIPNYQKNGKGYNLVTIGDDNKIDVEFINIPLERKFIIKSIEYPKLDETLNKLSEKLESMDSSKKPVVYLTIKNGNFERSEVAQQIYDKLEEKVLTLRIKYEPTQVIENLPETIDKENITPENIIKEKIEDQFNEDVASLAVELYKNLSEKNIPEAQNVADKYYNKFYNNIGEEHDNK; via the coding sequence ATGACAATTAAAATAGCACACATGGCAGATACACATTTAGGTTACAAACAATACGGCTTAAATGAACGAGAAAATGATTTTTATAAAACATTTGAAAAAATTATTGATGATATAATTAGTAAAGATGTGGATTATGTTCTACATGCAGGAGATTTATTTGAACATCCAAAACCTCCAATTAAAGCATTACTTGTTGCCCAAAAAGGATTTGAGAAGTTATTAGAAAATAATATTCCCATATTTGTTATTGCAGGAAATCATGATTCTATACAAAGAAAAAACACATCCATTCCCCAGGAATTATATAAAAATGAAAACTTCCATATTATTAATCATAAAAATTATAATTTCACATTAGATGAGGATATATTTTTAGTAGGACTTGAATACTTTAATAGAAGTTATGAGGGAGTAGAACCTTTTCTTAAAAATACATTAGATGAAGCTAAAAAACATAGAATAAAGTTATTGATGTTACATGGTTCTGTTAGTAAATATTTTGATTTTGAACCAGAATTTGAATTAAAAACTATTCCTGAAGGATATGATTACTATGCAATGGGACATCTACATGGACGTATAAATGATAAATTTAAGGGTGGAATATTATCATATCCAGGGTCTACTGAAATTAGAACTAAATCTGAGATACCGAATTACCAAAAAAATGGTAAAGGATACAATCTTGTTACAATAGGTGATGATAATAAAATAGATGTTGAATTTATTAACATACCACTTGAGAGGAAATTTATTATTAAAAGTATAGAATATCCTAAGTTAGATGAAACACTCAATAAATTAAGTGAAAAATTAGAAAGTATGGATAGTTCTAAAAAACCAGTAGTTTATTTAACTATTAAAAATGGTAACTTTGAAAGAAGTGAAGTTGCACAACAAATCTATGATAAATTAGAAGAAAAAGTTCTAACTCTCAGAATAAAATATGAACCTACCCAAGTAATAGAAAACCTACCTGAAACTATTGATAAAGAGAATATAACACCAGAAAATATTATAAAAGAAAAAATAGAAGACCAATTTAATGAAGATGTTGCATCACTAGCAGTAGAATTATATAAAAACTTATCTGAAAAAAATATTCCAGAAGCTCAAAATGTTGCTGATAAATATTATAATAAATTCTATAATAACATAGGAGAAGAACATGATAATAAATAA
- a CDS encoding DNA double-strand break repair nuclease NurA has translation MLDLLYEKTITKKKHVKHFFKDIKSNIDYKQVEKSFTKYEFSKEKQDKILAAVDGSFNKKKYMACFVYAISSQTIISKPGEKIIKESSAGDITTKTHSNVKSIDSILSMYMNILELKSTLDTLERYPEIDYMLMDGSIRGTLMHFPTYTIDSYITNKLKPVAKKIESKLKEGNFPLEVCAVSNRDEILSYLKKDMNKYNLEIEYDEDTTLRYIESLEQLTCIKVLLENFKEKLVCVSKTSGTNSLYKNNIPDAAVIEYTINESGYTNPDTSEHNSLLRKINGEIKKINYPLYNDELKSYNYTLFFTKLTKEGNVLKIELPQPNLDRKKIEGILEDLYSASINGYPYILKKAHDEVVIKEKNMKHIIEYMDIFEKTGRDML, from the coding sequence ATGTTAGATTTATTATATGAAAAAACCATAACAAAAAAAAAGCATGTGAAGCATTTTTTCAAGGATATTAAAAGTAACATAGATTATAAGCAAGTAGAAAAATCATTTACAAAATATGAATTTAGTAAAGAAAAACAAGATAAAATTCTAGCTGCTGTAGATGGTAGTTTTAATAAGAAAAAATACATGGCCTGTTTTGTGTATGCAATTAGTAGTCAGACCATAATTTCAAAACCTGGAGAAAAAATTATCAAAGAATCAAGTGCTGGTGATATAACTACAAAGACGCATAGTAATGTAAAATCTATTGATAGTATTTTATCAATGTATATGAACATTCTTGAATTAAAAAGTACTCTTGATACACTTGAGAGATATCCTGAAATTGATTATATGCTAATGGATGGTAGTATTAGAGGAACCTTGATGCATTTTCCAACATATACTATTGATTCATACATAACTAACAAATTAAAACCTGTGGCTAAAAAGATTGAAAGTAAATTAAAAGAGGGTAATTTTCCATTAGAAGTATGTGCTGTTTCTAATAGAGATGAAATTTTATCTTATTTAAAAAAGGATATGAATAAATATAACTTAGAAATAGAATATGATGAGGATACAACACTTCGCTATATTGAAAGTTTAGAGCAATTAACATGTATTAAAGTTCTACTTGAGAATTTTAAAGAGAAATTGGTATGTGTTTCTAAAACAAGTGGTACAAATTCCCTTTATAAAAATAACATACCTGATGCTGCAGTAATAGAATATACTATTAATGAATCTGGTTATACTAATCCAGATACATCTGAACATAACAGCCTACTTAGAAAAATAAATGGTGAAATTAAGAAAATCAACTATCCCTTATATAATGATGAATTAAAATCATATAATTACACGTTGTTTTTTACTAAATTAACTAAAGAGGGTAATGTTTTAAAAATAGAGTTACCTCAACCTAACTTAGATAGAAAAAAAATAGAAGGAATTCTTGAGGATTTATATAGTGCTAGTATTAATGGATATCCCTATATTCTTAAAAAAGCCCATGATGAAGTTGTAATCAAAGAAAAAAACATGAAACATATCATAGAATACATGGATATCTTTGAAAAAACAGGACGTGACATGTTATAA
- a CDS encoding TATA-box-binding protein, with protein sequence MSDVEIKVENIVASATLGKSLELPKIAPALENVEYNLEQFPGLVFKLKDPKTAALIFGSGKLVCTGAKCIEDSIKAIHMTVDKIRELDTEIPEEFEIKIQNIVASANLGKVLNLEAVALDLENTEYEPEQFPGLVYRLSDPKVVLLLFGSGKVVCTGAKTADQALLGVQKTKERLIELYLIEE encoded by the coding sequence ATGTCAGATGTAGAAATAAAAGTTGAAAACATTGTAGCATCAGCAACATTAGGTAAATCATTAGAATTACCAAAAATTGCACCAGCTTTAGAAAATGTTGAATACAACTTAGAACAATTCCCTGGATTGGTATTTAAACTTAAAGACCCTAAAACTGCAGCTTTAATATTTGGTTCTGGTAAATTAGTATGTACTGGGGCAAAGTGCATAGAAGATTCAATAAAAGCAATTCACATGACAGTTGATAAAATTCGAGAATTGGATACAGAAATACCTGAAGAATTTGAAATTAAAATTCAAAATATAGTTGCATCAGCAAACTTAGGTAAAGTTCTAAATCTAGAAGCAGTAGCATTAGATTTAGAAAATACTGAATATGAACCAGAACAATTCCCTGGTTTAGTATACAGACTTTCAGATCCAAAAGTTGTACTGTTATTATTTGGTTCAGGTAAAGTAGTATGTACTGGAGCAAAAACAGCAGATCAAGCATTATTGGGTGTTCAAAAAACTAAAGAACGCTTAATTGAATTATATTTAATTGAAGAGTAA